The Ornithodoros turicata isolate Travis chromosome 7, ASM3712646v1, whole genome shotgun sequence genome includes a region encoding these proteins:
- the LOC135401526 gene encoding glycoprotein 3-alpha-L-fucosyltransferase A-like gives MVTQKLVRYFFCGLIVLSIAAPGYYYLSTETLDGQLAALTRLISPSTHKPKTETEISEVNAPQYPVVLIWNSFYGEPVNPYFTQEMADKCVHRCIFTRDRSTAPRSAAIVFHNRDFSSKQIPRRLSEKQIWVLYGMESPVYTPNESVALNGLINWTVTYRRDADVPFPYEHRLVRLSRHDTVERAPNVTKDRMAAWFVSHCNARSGRQQFVEQLQKVIDVDIYGACGKHECSPSRSPACYQMLAKKYYFYLSLENSLCRDYVTEKFYNVLAYDIVPVVMGYANYSTFSPPGSFIDALSFASPQDLGKYLWNTVHVWKNYSSHFDWKRRYKAVRETHQAACGLCEKIYRNNSSPKVYSDIRKWWFDEGDCWTWKPKNGTENQSRQ, from the coding sequence ATGGTTACCCAGAAGCTTGTGAGATACTTCTTTTGTGGCCTCATTGTCCTCAGCATTGCCGCCCCTGGATACTATTACCTTAGCACAGAAACATTGGATGGGCAATTAGCCGCCTTGACCAGACTAATTTCTCCTAGTACCCAtaaaccgaaaaccgaaaccgaaattaGTGAAGTCAACGCGCCACAATATCCCGTCGTGCTCATCTGGAACAGTTTCTACGGAGAGCCCGTTAATCCCTATTTTACCCAAGAGATGGCTGACAAGTGCGTTCATCGCTGCATTTTCACCCGTGATCGCTCCACGGCTCCCCGGAGCGCCGCCATCGTTTTTCACAATCGCGACTTCAGTTCGAAGCAGATTCCACGGAGACTCAGTGAGAAGCAGATTTGGGTGCTTTATGGGATGGAGTCACCCGTCTACACGCCGAACGAGAGTGTTGCGCTGAACGGCCTCATCAACTGGACGGTGACCTATCGACGTGACGCGGACGTTCCGTTTCCGTACGAGCACAGgctcgttaggcttagcagaCACGACACCGTGGAACGGGCGCCGAATGTGACGAAGGACCGAATGGCAGCGTGGTTTGTGTCGCACTGCAACGCTCGCAGCGGCCGACAGCAATTCGTGGAGCAGCTCCAGAAAGTGATCGACGTCGACATCTACGGTGCGTGCGGGAAGCATGAATGTTCTCCATCCCGAAGCCCCGCCTGTTATCAGATGCTGGCGAAGAAATACTatttctatctctctctcgaGAATTCCCTGTGTCGCGACTACGTCACGGAGAAGTTCTACAATGTACTCGCCTACGATATAGTGCCCGTGGTCATGGGGTACGCCAactattccaccttctctccaccCGGATCGTTTATCGACGCGCTGTCCTTCGCTTCGCCTCAGGACCTGGGAAAGTACCTGTGGAACACTGTGCACGTCTGGAAGAACTACAGTTCCCACTTCGATTGGAAGCGGCGGTACAAGGCTGTGCGTGAAACGCACCAGGCCGCGTGCGGACTTTGCGAGAAGATTTATAGAAATAATTCTAGCCCTAAGGTTTACTCGGACATACGAAAGTGGTGGTTCGATGAAGGAGATTGTTGGACGTGGAAACCGAAGAATGGAACGGAGAACCAGAGCCGTCAGTAG
- the LOC135401525 gene encoding neprilysin-11-like — MTDENSPKKDPRQKQEKKKPVKSSSGPVSATSTKLQGKRRSPERAGKSEPQGTLPITPSKNPEAQKESADSTSPKNIPSSSLAEPWKDAPKSPSVSPTPEPSNAGVAIQPKSPTGSDSPKPQKRIRYAPDVPQSSTARSSPAVSHVPIWMPADMTAKRASPERKMSRIALGKKRLLSHLHVLHSEPKPPPEVVMPIPSKPRRPKLSVSPFKRKTEVVQEKKVTVHRNIILFPLVVALTIMLGVGIGFLLRTGSPLVSGSKEVPRESPNVCRSKECRQATSFIDSVANYSVDPCMDIQRYVCGRWAQTKPGRGRFRGDYLSETFRNSTLRVHEKLMNLSNMVNAIYYAESNMAVYYKSCYNFMTDNESSAVTSIIKYFRIDPKTWHSVKTLEDLVFLAASTMREFAWRFFFDIYAELNIVHINLGTSLNTVLTSVDVSTEEYIRMLVGYFKLERLARTGILERIGADVDAVIKKFKPAPYATIQVRQLNETAVPLATWLRVVQLFAKENITSDFSVRVRGWSEIKDIVSVLGSYDAAQVSIYNLFLFLAHTLKYELFKRDALRGGDFLSIRTRCLQETARYGKKVYASWLSRHLQHRDTTREVTTMYLYLREAVLKLLDDEELSDEARRVMANAVYEIQHMYYGVGTSERLKLRPGVNITDCFPVVLAQAAQIEAQYQYMGWDVTEKYPHNLWQSSGTLGYVPKYKAIVTPTPLLNPDMFYVGSQNDILNLATLGATMAEGMIQAALLVHKDVHVHERDHIVGSLLECYNEHEVNLRNRSLAVRTDDALMLAAIVKGIATAHKVVRQLHPVASVTEDKLFFIRSCLRFCTDRKTTIPYEMACEYAAAVIREFRESFNCTTREYVQCG; from the exons ATGACTGACGAGAACTCTCCCAAGAAGGATCCCCGTCAgaaacaggaaaaaaagaaacctgTGAAGAGCTCTTCAGGCCCGGTCTCTGCAACGTCGACAAAGCTCCAGGGCAAGAGACGTTCTCCAGAACGCGCTGGGAAAAGTG AACCACAAGGAACTCTGCCGATAACTCCCAGCAAGAATCCAGAAGCACAGAAAGAAAGCGCTGATAGTACTTCACCGAAGAACATTCCCAGTTCTTCTTTAGCAGAACCATGGAAAGATGCACCAAAAAGCCCGAGTGTTAGCCCTACTCCCGAACCATCGAACGCCGGCGTGGCTATCCAACCGAAAAGCCCCACTGGCAGTGATTCTCCGAAGCCACAGAAGAGGATAAGATATGCTCCAGATGTACCGCAGAGTAGCACTGCGAGATCGAGTCCCGCAGTATCGCACGTTCCCATCTGGATGCCTGCAGACATGACGGCCAAGCGTGCATCACCTGAACGCAAGATGAGCAGGATCGCGCTCGGCAAAAAAAGACTCCTGTCTCATCTACATGTGTTGCACTCTGAACCGAAGCCGCCTCCTGAAGTTGTTATGCCCATACCGA GTAAACCACGAAGACCGAAGCTGTCTGTGTCGCCGTTCAAGCGAAAGACGGAGGTTGTGCAGGAAAAGAAAGTAACTGTCCACAGAAACATCATACTGTTCCCGCTTGTCGTAGCACTCACAATAATGTTGGGCGTGGGCATCGGCTTTCTACTACGGACTGGCTCTCCATTAGTATCGGGAAGCAAGGAAGTGCCAAGGGAGAGCCCGAATGTCTGCAGGTCCAAAGAGTGTAGGCAAGCAACGAGCTTCATCGACTCCGTCGCCAACTACAGCGTCGACCCTTGCATGGATATTCAAAG GTACGTATGCGGCAGATGGGCACAGACCAAACCAGGCCGAGGTCGGTTTCGAGGAGACTACCTGTCAGAGACTTTTCGAAACAGCACTCTGCGCGTCCATGAGAAATTAATGAATTTATCTAACATGGTCAACGCAATATATTATGCCGAATCCAATATGGCCGTGTACTACAAAAGCTGCTACAACTTCATGACAGATAATGAGTCGAGTGCCGTGACATCCATCATCAAGTACTTTAGAATCGACCCTAAAACTTGGCATTCGGTAAAGACACTCGAAGATCTGGTTTTTCTAGCAGCCAGTACGATGAGAGAGTTCGCTTGGCGCTTCTTCTTCGACATATATGCGGAGCTCAATATCGTCCACATCAACCTCGGCACGAGCCTCAACACTGTCCTGACATCTGTGGACGTCTCGACTGAAGAGTACATTCGCATGCTCGTGGGATACTTCAAGCTTGAAAGACTTGCGCGAACGGGAATACTCGAGAGAATTGGTGCTGATGTAGATGCCGTCATCAAAAAGTTCAAACCAGCTCCTTATGCTACCATCCAGGTACGGCAGCTAAATGAAACTGCTGTACCGCTGGCGACCTGGTTGAGAGTAGTCCAGTTGTTCGCGAAGGAGAACATCACTTCAGATTTCTCGGTTAGGGTTCGGGGATGGTCCGAGATCAAAGACATCGTAAGCGTACTTGGCTCTTACGATGCTGCACAGGTGTCCATATACAACTTGTTCCTGTTCCTCGCCCATACACTGAAGTACGAACTGTTCAAGAGGGACGCGTTGCGAGGTGGAGATTTTTTGAGCATCAGGACTCGGTGCTTGCAGGAGACTGCACGTTATGGCAAGAAGGTATACGCTAGCTGGTTGTCAAGACATCTCCAGCATAGAGACACCACGCGCGAGGTGACGACGATGTACCTCTACTTGAGGGAGGCTGTCCTCAAGCTTTTAGATGACGAGGAACTTTCGGACGAAGCACGTAGGGTAATGGCGAATGCCGTTTATGAAATCCAGCACATGTACTACGGTGTCGGGACGTCGGAGAGGCTGAAACTCCGTCCTGGTGTCAACATCACTGACTGCTTTCCAGTTGTCCTCGCTCAAGCTGCACAAATTGAAGCCCAATATCAGTACATG GGCTGGGACGTTACGGAGAAATACCCACACAACCTGTGGCAGTCATCAGGTACCCTGGGCTATGTCCCAAAGTACAAGGCCATCGTAACTCCGACACCGCTTCTGAACCCCGACATGTTCTACGTGGGTTCCCAAAACGATATTCTCAATCTGGCCACCCTTGGCGCAACCATGGCGGAGGGAATGATTCAGGCAGCTCTCTTGGTCCACAAGGACGTTCACGTGCACGAGCGGGATCACATCGTGGGGTCCCTCTTGGAGTGCTACAACGAGCACGAGGTTAATCTGCGGAACAGGAGCTTGGCAGTACGCACCGATGATGCCCTAATGCTGGCAGCTATAGTGAAGGGCATCGCAACGGCTCACAAGGTTGTTAGGCAGCTGCATCCCGTTGCGAGCGTCACTGAAGATAAGCTGTTTTTCATTCGATCCTGTCTGAGATTCTGTACCGACAGGAAAACAACGATTCCATACGAGATGGCTTGCGAGTATGCAGCGGCTGTCATCCGAGAGTTCCGGGAGTCCTTCAATTGCACGACGCGGGAGTATGTGCAGTGTGGATAG